The segment AGGGCTGGGCTCGGGCGGGGTCGGGGCTGGGCCCGGCTCCGGTGAGCCAGGGCTGGGTTCGGGCGGGGTCGGACCGGGTCCCGGCGGTGTTGGAGCAGGACCCGGATTTGGGACCGGATCGGGACCAGGGAATGGCCCGGGCTGCGGTTCTGCGGGTGGAAAAGACATCTGCGGTTCCTCCTCCGACACAAATCGTGCTGCTGGCTCCGGTTGGCGCCACAGCCTCGACTGCTGGTTCCCATGCTCGTCGCTCGGGGTGCGCCGGTCAAGGAAAGCGTCAGGTTTCGGCACAGCCGGCGACGTTGGTGATCGCACCCTGCGGCACGAGTCGGATGGCCCAGACCACCGCCGAACCTGTATCGTCGTAACTGGTGAGCCGGGAAGTCTGGTCGGCATTCGATAACGTCTGTCTACGCAACAAGGACTCTTTATGCCCGATCTACCCGCTGGACCGCCGGCCGCGGCCCTCACCCAAGTCTTCCGTCGGGGCAGCTACCCGGAATACCTCCGACTGACGGCGATTCTGCGTAAGGAAACCGTCGGCGGCGCCCTGTTACTTGCCGCCACGGTGCTTGCTCTCGTGTGTGCGAATTCTCCAGCGTCGGAAGTCTATTTCTCGCTCAGAGACTTTGCCGTCGGTTTTGAGCCATGGCACCTGAAACTCAGCCTCGGCACCTGGGCGGCCGATGGACTGCTGGCGATCTTCTTCTTCCTCGCCGGCCTGGAGCTGAAACGCGAGTTCGTTGCCGGCGATTTACGCATGTTCAACCGCGCAATAGTTCCGGTAGCGGCAGCCGTGGGTGGCGTCATCGTTCCCGCGGCGATCTACACCGTAATCAACCTCGGTAGCGGATCGGAAGCTCTGCGCGGCTGGGCCGTCCCCACCGCCACCGATATCGCATTCGCGGTAGCGGTGCTTGCGGTAATCGGATCACACCTGCCAAGCGCTTTGCGGATCTTCCTGCTCACCCTTGCGGTTGTTGACGACCTGCTCGCGATAGCCATCATCGCTGTCTTCTACTCGAGCGACATCCAGGTCACTCCATTGCTTTTGGCCTTGATTCCGCTGGCGCTGTACGCTTTCCTCGCGCAAAGATGCGCGCACTTCTTCGGCACGCATCCGGCCGCCGCGTGGATAGTCCTGCTGCCGATCGGCGTCGTGGTCTGGGCTCTCGTACACACCTCAGGCATTCATGCCACGGTTGCCGGAGTTCTGCTCGGCTTCGCCATCCCGGTCCTGCGCAGCAAAAAGGGCGGCGGCCCGAATGCCGGTCCCGGCCTCGCTGAAATATTCGAGCACCGGTTCCGGCCGATATCCGCAGGCATCGCAGTACCGATCTTCGCCTTCTTCTCGGCCGGCGTTGCGATCGGCGGTTCGGCCGGATTCATCAGCGCCCTCAGGGACCCGATCTCGATCGGAATCATCGTCGCTCTAGTCGTCGGAAAACCGGTGGGCATACTCCTCGCCACCTGGATAGTCACCACCTCAACCAAGGCCCGGCTCGATCCGGACCTGTCATGGATAGACGTGCTGGGCGTCGCTATGCTGGCCGGCGTCGGGTTCACCGTCTCATTGCTGATCAGCGAGCTCGGTTTCGGCCATGGCACCCCGCTTGATGACCACGCCAAGGTGGCCATTCTGTCCGGTTCGCTGCTGGCCGCGCTGCTTGCAACCGTCGTGTTACGGATCAGGAATCGCCACTACCGTCGGGTCGAAGAGAAGGAACGCATCGACGCCGACGATAACGGCATTCCCGACGTCTACGACGTCTGAGTCAGCGCTTTACTCACTCACCGTGATGGCAATCTTTCCGCGGGTATGACCTTCCATGCTCTTGCGATAGGCGGCCGCAGCCTCGCTCAGCGGGAAGGATTCGGCCACCTCGATCCGCAGATCTCCTGCCTCCACCAGCTCTGTGAGCGCGGTCAGGTCCGAAGCATCTGGCCGGACGAAGACATAGTTGCCGCCGTACTGCTTCACCTGCGGGTCGGCAATCGACGCGACCCGTCCGCCATCGGCGAGCAGTCTGGGCGTGAGTGAGAGCGTATCGCCGCCGATCAGATCGAAAATGGCGTCGACACCCACCGGCGCTTTGCCGCGGACGTTGTCGACGAGGTCCGCACCGTACTCGACAGGTTCGGCACCGAGGGAGCGCAGGAACTCGTGGTTCGCTGCTGAGGCAGTGCCGATGACCCGGGCTCCCCGTGTCGCGGCGATCTGCACGGCGAGTGAGCCCACGCCCCCGGCGGCGGCGTGGATCAGAACGGTGTCTCCCTCGGCGACCTTGAGGGCGTGGACCAGAACCTGATAGGCGGTCAAACCGGCCAGGGGCAAAGCGGCGGCCTGCTCCCAGGAGAGATTGCGCGGCTTCCGGGCCAGGGTGCGCACCGGCGCCGCTACCTTCTCGGCCAGGGTGCCACCCTGAACATAGTCCTTGCGTACATAGCCAATCACTTCATCGCCGATCGCGAACTCAGTGACGGCAGGTCCCGGCTGCTCAACGACTCCGGCCACGTCCCAGGCAGGAATCACCGGAAAGAACACATCGATGACACCATCCAAGTTGCCCGCCATGACTTTCCAGTCCACCGGATTGATCGACGCCGCCCGTACCGCGACTTTGACAGAATCGGGACCGAGCTTTGGTTCGTCGACATCGGTGACGCCAAGCACGTCGGGGTTTCCGTAGCGGTGGTAGGTAACGGCCTTCATCATCTGACTCCTTTGGACGATTGCTTCTAGTTCAACGCCTGCATAACCCCGGCGACAGCCGGATTGATTCCAAGGGACCGGATTGATTCCGAG is part of the Saxibacter everestensis genome and harbors:
- a CDS encoding NADP-dependent oxidoreductase, which produces MKAVTYHRYGNPDVLGVTDVDEPKLGPDSVKVAVRAASINPVDWKVMAGNLDGVIDVFFPVIPAWDVAGVVEQPGPAVTEFAIGDEVIGYVRKDYVQGGTLAEKVAAPVRTLARKPRNLSWEQAAALPLAGLTAYQVLVHALKVAEGDTVLIHAAAGGVGSLAVQIAATRGARVIGTASAANHEFLRSLGAEPVEYGADLVDNVRGKAPVGVDAIFDLIGGDTLSLTPRLLADGGRVASIADPQVKQYGGNYVFVRPDASDLTALTELVEAGDLRIEVAESFPLSEAAAAYRKSMEGHTRGKIAITVSE
- the nhaA gene encoding Na+/H+ antiporter NhaA codes for the protein MPDLPAGPPAAALTQVFRRGSYPEYLRLTAILRKETVGGALLLAATVLALVCANSPASEVYFSLRDFAVGFEPWHLKLSLGTWAADGLLAIFFFLAGLELKREFVAGDLRMFNRAIVPVAAAVGGVIVPAAIYTVINLGSGSEALRGWAVPTATDIAFAVAVLAVIGSHLPSALRIFLLTLAVVDDLLAIAIIAVFYSSDIQVTPLLLALIPLALYAFLAQRCAHFFGTHPAAAWIVLLPIGVVVWALVHTSGIHATVAGVLLGFAIPVLRSKKGGGPNAGPGLAEIFEHRFRPISAGIAVPIFAFFSAGVAIGGSAGFISALRDPISIGIIVALVVGKPVGILLATWIVTTSTKARLDPDLSWIDVLGVAMLAGVGFTVSLLISELGFGHGTPLDDHAKVAILSGSLLAALLATVVLRIRNRHYRRVEEKERIDADDNGIPDVYDV